Proteins encoded by one window of Streptomyces sp. ALI-76-A:
- a CDS encoding LysR family transcriptional regulator: protein MYDPTRLAALVAVAEAGSITRAAERLGYTPPALSQQLAKLEREAGTALLVRHHRGARLTGAGELLVARARRVLDELERARHELARLTGLSGGTLRLGTFQTAGVHLLPPVLSAFRRAYPDVDLVVMDHEPSAGVAAVAAGRIDLAMTHAYEPGDPVALPASVSAEPILVEELVLVSAPGHVLTSGTSRLPLAELAGQPLISMAPDHPGRREVEAVLARAGATPSVLVATPGYVLVCALASAGLGVGVVPEMVARTTATPVGVRALEGGRLRRTISVAHRTDETAPAADAFRALLRGAFGRAGHS, encoded by the coding sequence GTGTACGACCCCACCCGGCTCGCCGCGCTGGTCGCGGTCGCGGAGGCCGGGTCGATCACCCGGGCCGCCGAGCGCCTCGGCTACACGCCGCCCGCCCTCTCCCAGCAGCTGGCCAAGCTGGAGCGGGAGGCCGGCACCGCGCTGCTGGTCCGGCACCATCGCGGGGCGCGGCTGACGGGAGCGGGCGAGCTGCTGGTGGCGCGGGCCCGCCGGGTGCTGGACGAGCTGGAGCGGGCCCGGCACGAACTGGCACGACTGACCGGTCTGTCGGGCGGCACGCTGCGGCTCGGCACCTTCCAGACCGCGGGCGTCCATCTGCTGCCGCCGGTGCTCAGCGCGTTCCGGCGGGCGTATCCGGACGTCGACCTGGTCGTCATGGACCACGAGCCGTCGGCCGGGGTCGCCGCCGTGGCCGCCGGCCGGATCGACCTGGCGATGACGCACGCCTACGAGCCGGGGGACCCGGTCGCGCTGCCCGCCTCCGTCAGCGCGGAGCCGATCCTGGTCGAGGAGCTGGTCCTGGTGTCCGCGCCGGGGCACGTCCTCACCAGCGGCACCTCGCGCCTCCCTCTGGCCGAGCTCGCGGGGCAGCCGCTGATCAGCATGGCGCCGGACCATCCGGGGCGGCGGGAGGTGGAGGCGGTGCTGGCCCGGGCGGGGGCCACGCCGTCGGTGCTGGTCGCGACGCCGGGCTATGTGCTGGTGTGCGCGCTGGCCAGTGCGGGCCTCGGCGTCGGGGTGGTACCGGAGATGGTGGCGCGGACGACGGCCACTCCGGTCGGGGTGCGCGCGCTGGAGGGGGGACGGTTGCGGCGTACGATCTCGGTCGCGCACCGGACCGACGAGACGGCCCCCGCCGCGGACGCCTTCCGGGCGCTGCTGCGCGGCGCGTTCGGCCGTGCCGGCCACTCCTGA
- a CDS encoding C40 family peptidase has protein sequence MTALNRVPSLMVRAGTASAFAIAAVSGSVVVPGVASDAAAATPATKALQVAASKKGSPYKYGAVGPKRFDCSGLTMYSFKKAGKKLPRTAAQQYNKTRHISSSSRKAGDLVFFHSGSNVYHVGIYAGKGKIWHSPKTGDVVRLQKIWTKSVWYGRVK, from the coding sequence ATGACTGCGCTCAATCGTGTCCCGTCGCTGATGGTCCGGGCCGGTACGGCCTCGGCCTTCGCCATCGCCGCCGTGAGCGGCTCGGTCGTGGTCCCGGGTGTCGCCTCAGACGCCGCGGCCGCCACACCGGCGACGAAGGCACTTCAGGTCGCGGCGTCCAAGAAGGGCTCCCCGTACAAGTACGGGGCCGTCGGGCCGAAGAGGTTCGACTGCTCGGGGCTGACGATGTACTCGTTCAAGAAGGCGGGCAAGAAGCTGCCCCGCACCGCCGCCCAGCAGTACAACAAGACACGCCACATCTCCTCCTCCAGCCGCAAGGCCGGAGACCTGGTGTTCTTCCACTCGGGCTCGAACGTGTACCACGTCGGCATCTACGCCGGGAAGGGAAAGATCTGGCACTCCCCGAAGACCGGGGACGTCGTGCGGCTGCAGAAGATCTGGACGAAGAGCGTCTGGTACGGCCGGGTCAAGTGA
- a CDS encoding type II toxin-antitoxin system Phd/YefM family antitoxin, which yields MAYEIPVTQARAELADLINRVVYGGERVVVTRHGKPLVALVSAADLERLEQPGELREPAEEQVISAVSSVREIGPAPRGQQRFGIVAHHRGPGASS from the coding sequence ATGGCCTACGAGATTCCGGTGACGCAAGCCAGGGCTGAACTCGCCGACCTGATCAACCGGGTGGTCTACGGCGGTGAGCGGGTGGTCGTGACGCGCCACGGAAAACCCCTCGTCGCCCTGGTCTCCGCCGCCGACCTCGAACGACTGGAACAACCGGGGGAGCTGCGGGAGCCCGCGGAGGAACAGGTGATCAGCGCGGTCTCCTCGGTGCGCGAGATCGGCCCCGCCCCGCGCGGGCAGCAGCGCTTCGGCATCGTGGCGCATCACCGGGGGCCGGGCGCCTCCTCGTAG
- the bioB gene encoding biotin synthase BioB, producing the protein MDLLNTLVDKGLRREVPSREEALAVLATSDDDLLDVVAAAGKVRRHWFGRRVKLNYLVNLKSGLCPEDCSYCSQRLGSQAGILKYTWLKPDEASKAAAAGLAGGAKRVCLVASGRGPTDRDVDRVSDTIKTIKEQNEGVEVCACLGLLSDGQAERLREAGADAYNHNLNTSESTYADITTTHTYADRVDTVHKAHAAGLSACSGLIAGMGESDEDLVDVVFALRELDPDSVPVNFLIPFEGTPLAKEWHLTPQRCLRILAMVRFVCPDVEVRIAGGREVHLRTMQPLALHLANSVFLGDYLTSEGQAGRADLEMIADAGFEVEGTDQVTLPEHRATAQGGCGSHEGAGGCGSHEGAGGCGSHEGAGGCGSHEGAGGCGSHEGAGAGGGVCGSTPAETTTAQAPRTDLVAVRRRGTGTDLAPNA; encoded by the coding sequence ATGGACCTGCTGAACACGCTGGTGGACAAGGGGCTTCGGCGCGAGGTGCCGAGCCGCGAGGAGGCGCTGGCCGTCCTCGCCACTTCCGACGACGACCTGCTCGATGTGGTGGCCGCGGCCGGCAAGGTGCGTCGGCACTGGTTCGGCCGGCGGGTGAAACTCAACTATCTGGTCAACCTCAAGTCGGGCCTGTGCCCGGAGGACTGCTCCTACTGCTCCCAGCGGCTCGGCTCCCAGGCCGGCATCCTCAAGTACACCTGGCTCAAGCCCGACGAGGCCTCGAAGGCCGCGGCGGCCGGTTTGGCGGGAGGTGCCAAGCGGGTCTGTCTGGTGGCGTCCGGACGCGGGCCGACCGACCGGGACGTGGACCGGGTCTCCGACACCATCAAGACGATCAAGGAGCAGAACGAGGGCGTCGAGGTGTGCGCCTGCCTCGGGCTGCTCTCCGACGGGCAGGCGGAGCGGCTGCGCGAGGCGGGCGCGGACGCCTACAACCACAACCTGAACACCTCCGAGAGCACGTACGCGGACATCACGACCACGCACACGTACGCCGATCGGGTGGACACGGTGCACAAGGCGCACGCGGCCGGTCTGTCCGCCTGCTCCGGTCTGATCGCGGGGATGGGCGAGAGCGACGAGGACCTGGTCGACGTGGTGTTCGCGCTGCGCGAGCTGGACCCCGACTCGGTGCCGGTCAACTTCCTGATCCCGTTCGAGGGCACCCCGCTGGCCAAGGAGTGGCACCTCACTCCGCAGCGGTGTCTGCGGATCCTGGCCATGGTGCGGTTCGTCTGCCCGGACGTCGAGGTGCGGATCGCGGGCGGCCGGGAGGTGCATCTGCGCACGATGCAGCCGCTGGCCCTGCACCTGGCCAACTCGGTCTTCCTCGGCGACTACCTGACCAGCGAGGGCCAGGCGGGCCGGGCCGACCTGGAGATGATCGCGGACGCCGGTTTCGAGGTGGAGGGCACGGACCAGGTGACGCTGCCCGAGCACCGGGCGACGGCCCAGGGCGGGTGCGGGTCGCACGAAGGGGCCGGCGGGTGCGGGTCGCACGAGGGCGCGGGCGGGTGCGGGTCGCACGAGGGCGCGGGCGGGTGCGGGTCGCACGAGGGCGCGGGCGGGTGCGGGTCGCACGAGGGCGCGGGCGCGGGCGGCGGGGTGTGCGGTTCCACTCCGGCGGAGACGACGACCGCCCAGGCGCCCCGGACGGACCTGGTCGCCGTACGCCGTCGAGGCACCGGAACGGACCTCGCGCCCAATGCCTGA
- a CDS encoding adenosylmethionine--8-amino-7-oxononanoate transaminase: MPDLTVPELLELDRRHVWHPYGPMPGRQEPLVVEAASGVRLRLADGSGELVDGMSSWWSAIHGYNHPVLNEAAREQLGRMSHVMFGGLTHEPAVRLAKLLVDMSPDGLEHVFLADSGSVSVEVAVKMCLQYWRSLGRPAKQRLLTWRGGYHGDTWQPMSVCDPEGGMHDLWTGVLPRQVFVDAPPAGYDESYAERLRAAVERHADELAAVIVEPVVQGAGGMRFHSPAYLRVLREACDAHDVLLVFDEIATGFGRTGALFAAEHAAVAPDVMCLGKALTGGYLTMAATLCTARVADGISRGEVPVLAHGPTFMGNPLAAAVACASVELLLGQDWLSEVKRIEAGLREGLAPAAELAGVRDVRVLGAIGVVQLDHPVDMAAATEAAVREGVWLRPFRDLIYTMPPYVTGDADVARVARAVCAAAGAG, from the coding sequence ATGCCTGACCTGACCGTGCCCGAGCTGCTGGAACTGGACCGGCGCCACGTCTGGCACCCGTACGGCCCCATGCCCGGGCGGCAGGAACCGCTCGTCGTGGAAGCGGCGAGCGGGGTACGGCTGCGGCTGGCCGACGGCTCGGGCGAACTGGTCGACGGCATGTCGTCCTGGTGGTCGGCGATCCACGGCTACAACCACCCGGTGCTCAACGAGGCCGCGCGCGAGCAGCTGGGGCGGATGAGCCATGTGATGTTCGGCGGGCTCACGCACGAGCCCGCCGTACGGCTCGCGAAGCTCCTTGTCGACATGTCGCCCGACGGTCTGGAGCATGTGTTCCTCGCCGACTCGGGCTCGGTGTCGGTCGAGGTCGCGGTCAAGATGTGCCTGCAGTACTGGCGTTCGCTGGGCCGCCCCGCGAAACAGCGCCTGCTGACCTGGCGCGGCGGCTACCACGGCGACACCTGGCAGCCGATGTCGGTGTGCGACCCCGAGGGCGGCATGCACGACCTGTGGACCGGGGTGCTGCCCCGTCAGGTCTTCGTGGACGCGCCGCCCGCCGGCTACGACGAGTCGTACGCGGAGCGGTTGCGCGCGGCGGTCGAACGGCACGCCGACGAGCTGGCCGCGGTGATCGTGGAGCCGGTGGTGCAGGGCGCGGGCGGGATGCGGTTCCACTCCCCCGCGTATCTGCGGGTGCTGCGGGAGGCGTGCGACGCACACGACGTGCTGCTGGTGTTCGACGAGATCGCGACCGGGTTCGGGCGTACGGGCGCGCTGTTCGCGGCGGAGCACGCGGCCGTGGCGCCGGACGTGATGTGCCTGGGCAAGGCGCTGACCGGCGGCTACCTGACGATGGCGGCGACGCTGTGCACCGCGCGGGTGGCCGACGGCATCTCCCGGGGCGAGGTCCCGGTGCTCGCCCACGGCCCCACCTTCATGGGCAACCCGCTGGCGGCGGCCGTCGCCTGCGCCTCCGTCGAGCTGCTGCTGGGCCAGGACTGGCTGTCCGAGGTCAAGCGGATCGAGGCGGGGCTGCGGGAGGGACTGGCTCCGGCCGCGGAGCTGGCGGGGGTGCGGGACGTACGGGTCCTCGGGGCGATCGGGGTGGTCCAGCTCGACCACCCCGTCGACATGGCGGCGGCCACGGAGGCCGCCGTGCGCGAGGGTGTCTGGCTGCGGCCGTTCCGGGACCTGATCTACACGATGCCGCCGTACGTCACGGGCGACGCGGACGTGGCACGCGTCGCCCGCGCCGTGTGCGCGGCGGCGGGAGCGGGATGA
- a CDS encoding DUF6328 family protein, whose product MADHRPCTARNETPLERADRNFGELLQELRVTQTGVQILFAFLLTLAFTPRFPSLDTVQRTTYVVTLLLAVLAAALFTAPAALHRSLFQKGAKPRIVQVSSRLATVGMGVLVLAFTGSVLLVVDVTTGRAGGLAAGAATLLVCLGLWGLLPRLVQRPGRPQQEEEHRTPPVRPPLPVRGGVPHRELSARRR is encoded by the coding sequence ATGGCCGACCATCGTCCCTGCACCGCACGCAACGAGACACCGCTGGAGCGTGCCGACCGCAACTTCGGCGAACTCCTCCAGGAACTGCGTGTCACCCAGACCGGCGTCCAGATCCTCTTCGCCTTCCTGCTGACGCTGGCCTTCACCCCGCGCTTCCCGTCGCTCGACACGGTCCAGCGCACCACGTACGTCGTCACGCTCCTGCTCGCGGTCCTCGCCGCGGCGCTGTTCACCGCGCCCGCCGCCCTGCACCGCTCGCTCTTCCAGAAGGGCGCCAAACCGCGCATCGTGCAGGTGTCCTCGCGGCTCGCCACGGTCGGCATGGGCGTGCTGGTCCTCGCGTTCACCGGCTCCGTGCTGCTCGTCGTCGACGTGACGACCGGCCGGGCGGGCGGACTGGCCGCGGGCGCGGCCACCCTGCTCGTCTGCCTCGGACTGTGGGGGCTGCTCCCCCGGCTGGTGCAGCGGCCCGGCCGGCCGCAGCAGGAGGAGGAACACCGCACGCCGCCGGTCAGGCCGCCCCTGCCGGTCCGAGGAGGAGTACCGCACCGAGAGCTGTCAGCGCGCCGCCGGTGA
- a CDS encoding 8-amino-7-oxononanoate synthase, producing MAFGWIDEEADRRRRAGLVRTLRPRPADSPLLDLASNDYLGLARHPEVTEGAAGAARTWGGGATGSRLVTGTTELHAELERELAGFCGFEAALVFSSGYAANLAAVTALAPHGSLIVSDAGNHASLIDGCRLARGTTQVVAHADPDAVGKALRTHEGPAVVVSDTVFSVDGDAAPLAALAEAGRQRGAGLVVDDAHGLGVLGEGGRGAPHAAGLAGADDVVVTVTLSKSLGSQGGAVLGPARVIDHLVNAARTFIFDTGLAPAAAGGALAALRLLRREPERAERARAVAGELHARLSAAGLGAVRPDAAVVSVRAPSPEAAVRWAADCRAAGLAVGCFRPPSVPDGISRLRLTARADLTEGQIERAVRVIGETRP from the coding sequence ATGGCGTTCGGCTGGATCGACGAGGAGGCGGACCGACGCCGCCGCGCCGGACTCGTACGGACGCTGCGCCCCCGCCCCGCCGACTCGCCGCTGCTGGATCTGGCCAGCAACGACTACCTGGGTCTGGCCCGCCACCCCGAGGTCACCGAGGGCGCGGCCGGAGCCGCCCGGACCTGGGGCGGCGGCGCGACCGGCTCCCGGCTCGTCACCGGGACCACCGAACTCCACGCCGAGCTGGAGCGGGAGCTGGCCGGCTTCTGCGGCTTCGAGGCGGCCCTCGTCTTCTCCTCGGGCTACGCGGCGAACCTGGCCGCGGTCACCGCCCTCGCCCCGCACGGCTCGCTGATCGTCTCCGACGCGGGCAACCACGCCTCGCTGATCGACGGCTGCCGGCTGGCCCGGGGCACCACCCAGGTGGTCGCGCACGCCGACCCGGACGCCGTGGGCAAGGCGCTGCGGACGCACGAGGGGCCGGCCGTCGTCGTGTCCGACACGGTCTTCTCGGTGGACGGCGACGCGGCCCCGCTGGCCGCCCTCGCCGAGGCGGGCCGGCAGCGGGGCGCGGGGCTGGTGGTCGACGACGCCCACGGGCTCGGCGTCCTGGGCGAGGGAGGCCGGGGCGCCCCGCACGCGGCGGGACTCGCGGGCGCCGACGACGTCGTCGTCACGGTCACGCTGTCCAAGTCGCTGGGCAGCCAGGGCGGTGCCGTCCTCGGCCCCGCCCGGGTGATCGACCACCTGGTCAACGCGGCCCGGACGTTCATCTTCGACACCGGCCTCGCCCCCGCGGCGGCCGGCGGTGCCCTCGCGGCCCTGCGGCTGCTGCGCCGTGAACCGGAGCGGGCGGAGCGGGCGCGCGCCGTGGCGGGCGAACTGCACGCCCGCCTGAGCGCCGCGGGTCTGGGGGCGGTCCGCCCGGACGCCGCGGTCGTCTCCGTGCGCGCGCCGTCCCCGGAGGCGGCGGTGCGCTGGGCGGCGGACTGCCGTGCAGCCGGGCTGGCCGTGGGCTGTTTCCGTCCTCCTTCCGTCCCCGACGGCATCTCACGGCTGAGGCTGACCGCCCGCGCGGACCTCACCGAGGGGCAGATCGAACGCGCTGTACGAGTGATCGGCGAGACGCGACCATGA
- a CDS encoding DUF397 domain-containing protein, with amino-acid sequence MSALPRHVASSTDLHDVRWLRSSYSTGANNCVETARPGPGHWAGLLAVRDSKDPAGPALLFSPESWAGFTAAFQS; translated from the coding sequence ATGTCAGCCCTGCCTCGGCACGTAGCATCCAGTACCGATCTGCATGACGTGCGGTGGCTGCGCAGCAGTTACAGCACCGGAGCGAACAACTGCGTCGAGACGGCCCGGCCGGGTCCGGGCCACTGGGCCGGACTGCTCGCCGTGCGCGACTCCAAGGACCCGGCCGGGCCCGCGCTGCTCTTCTCCCCCGAGAGCTGGGCGGGGTTCACCGCCGCGTTCCAGTCCTGA
- a CDS encoding ATP-dependent Clp protease proteolytic subunit, with translation MTRPSARHVLPEITERIGSGRHTTMDPYAKLLEERIVFLGTPIDDVSANDVMAQFMYLEHQDPDRDIALYINSPGGSFSAMSAVYDTMRYVSCDVEATCLGQAGSSAAVLLAAGTPGKRNLLPGARVVLHQPAPPEPAHGQASDPVIRADELTRVRARLEEMLVRHTGRTREQVTADIERDRILDAPGALEYGLADRIIPDRKASHPALGAR, from the coding sequence ATGACCCGACCGTCCGCCCGTCACGTCCTGCCCGAGATCACCGAGCGCATCGGATCCGGGCGGCACACGACGATGGATCCGTACGCGAAGCTGCTGGAGGAACGGATCGTGTTCCTCGGGACGCCGATCGACGACGTCTCGGCGAACGACGTGATGGCCCAGTTCATGTACCTGGAGCACCAGGACCCGGACCGGGACATCGCGCTGTACATCAACTCCCCCGGCGGCTCGTTCAGCGCGATGTCGGCGGTCTACGACACGATGCGGTACGTCAGTTGTGACGTCGAGGCCACATGCCTGGGCCAGGCGGGCTCGTCCGCCGCGGTGCTGCTGGCGGCCGGCACACCGGGCAAGCGCAACCTGCTGCCGGGCGCCCGTGTGGTGCTCCACCAGCCCGCGCCGCCGGAGCCGGCGCACGGACAGGCGAGCGATCCGGTCATCCGGGCGGACGAGTTGACGCGCGTGCGCGCCCGCCTGGAGGAGATGCTCGTACGGCACACCGGCCGTACTCGGGAGCAGGTCACCGCGGACATCGAGCGGGACAGGATCCTGGACGCGCCGGGAGCGCTGGAGTACGGCCTGGCGGACCGGATCATCCCGGACCGCAAGGCCTCGCACCCCGCACTCGGCGCGAGGTGA
- a CDS encoding LysE family transporter, translating to MDGQLIAFTGVAAGMIAMPGADFAVVVRNALVSRRAGVACALGITGGLLLHTALAVAGVAAVLAAVPALYRALRLLGGAYLLYLGVRALSALWRPRIGTATAETGTGTVSVARPLRQGFVANALNPKATLTFLMLLPQFVPAGAPALPRTLLLALIVVVLALAWFVAVALLVDRLGRWLRTPRAARVVEGVTGGALTALGAVLLLGPAGAA from the coding sequence ATGGACGGACAACTCATCGCCTTCACCGGGGTCGCCGCCGGCATGATCGCCATGCCCGGCGCGGACTTCGCCGTCGTGGTGCGCAACGCCCTGGTCTCCCGTCGGGCCGGGGTCGCCTGCGCGCTCGGCATCACGGGCGGGCTGCTCCTGCACACCGCCCTGGCGGTGGCCGGGGTCGCCGCGGTGCTGGCCGCCGTACCGGCCCTGTACCGCGCGCTGCGGCTGCTGGGCGGCGCCTACCTGCTGTACCTGGGTGTGCGCGCGCTGTCGGCCCTGTGGCGGCCGCGGATCGGGACGGCCACCGCCGAGACCGGGACCGGGACCGTGTCCGTCGCCCGTCCGCTGCGTCAGGGGTTCGTCGCCAACGCCCTCAACCCGAAGGCGACACTCACCTTCCTGATGCTGCTGCCGCAGTTCGTGCCCGCCGGTGCCCCCGCGCTGCCGCGGACGCTGCTGCTGGCGCTGATCGTGGTCGTCCTCGCCCTGGCGTGGTTCGTGGCGGTGGCCCTGCTGGTCGACCGGCTCGGCCGGTGGCTGCGCACCCCGCGGGCCGCCCGGGTGGTGGAGGGGGTCACCGGCGGCGCGCTGACAGCTCTCGGTGCGGTACTCCTCCTCGGACCGGCAGGGGCGGCCTGA
- a CDS encoding ABC transporter permease gives MSTPSAAQAAPRPLSQARRGLAATVLIPVLAALALWAFAWPAARTAPRELPLGVAGPAGAVAQVEQRLERREGAFEIHRYADEAAARRAIEDRTVYGAIVVTAQGTELLTASAASPFVAQQLRQTVAGSTGDTQVRSVDVVAAPAADPRGSALNASVLPLALAGIAAGSMVTLLGLRGIRAVGALAVAAALVGVVAAAIAHSWLGVLTGHHWWAEAGSLALATLAVSAAVAGLSALLGRAGIGLGAGIVMLLGNPFSGAATAPEMLPEPAGAIGQWLPPGAGTSLLRSVSFFDGAAATGPALTLTWWAALGLGAVLAGGALGTRTRGAAPAAERGLTPVG, from the coding sequence ATGTCCACCCCGTCCGCCGCCCAGGCCGCGCCACGGCCGCTGTCGCAGGCCCGCCGCGGGCTTGCCGCCACCGTCCTGATCCCCGTGCTCGCCGCTCTCGCCCTGTGGGCCTTCGCCTGGCCCGCCGCCCGCACCGCACCGCGCGAGCTGCCGCTCGGCGTCGCCGGGCCCGCCGGGGCGGTGGCTCAGGTGGAGCAGCGACTGGAGCGGCGCGAGGGCGCCTTCGAGATCCACCGTTACGCCGACGAGGCCGCCGCGCGTCGCGCGATCGAGGACCGGACCGTATACGGCGCGATCGTCGTCACCGCGCAGGGGACCGAGCTGCTGACCGCGTCCGCCGCGAGCCCGTTCGTCGCCCAGCAGCTCCGGCAGACGGTGGCCGGGTCCACCGGTGACACCCAGGTCCGGTCGGTCGACGTGGTGGCCGCCCCCGCGGCGGACCCGCGCGGCTCGGCGCTGAACGCGAGCGTGCTGCCGCTCGCCCTGGCCGGGATCGCGGCGGGCTCGATGGTGACCCTGCTCGGGCTGCGCGGCATCCGGGCCGTGGGCGCGCTGGCGGTCGCCGCCGCCCTGGTCGGCGTGGTCGCCGCCGCGATCGCCCACAGCTGGCTCGGGGTGCTCACGGGCCACCACTGGTGGGCGGAGGCCGGTTCGCTCGCCCTGGCGACGCTGGCCGTGAGTGCGGCGGTGGCCGGGCTGTCCGCCCTGCTGGGCCGGGCGGGCATCGGGCTCGGCGCCGGCATCGTGATGCTGCTCGGCAATCCGTTCTCCGGCGCGGCCACGGCGCCCGAGATGCTGCCCGAGCCGGCCGGGGCGATCGGTCAGTGGCTGCCGCCGGGCGCGGGGACGAGCCTGCTGCGCTCGGTGTCCTTCTTCGACGGTGCGGCGGCCACCGGTCCCGCCCTGACGCTCACCTGGTGGGCCGCGCTGGGGCTGGGCGCGGTACTCGCCGGCGGGGCGCTCGGGACGCGTACCCGCGGCGCCGCGCCCGCGGCCGAGAGGGGCCTGACGCCCGTCGGCTGA
- a CDS encoding ATP-binding protein: protein MADHLEASVTLPSDPASVAAARAYVLTTLVEWGLAADTDIADTIRVIVSELTTNAVQHTFGQSPTFTVDIELDRDEHLRIGVTDSHPRFPKRLPAAVQQDNGRGMVIIRWLTAECGGKLRVRPTREGGKTVYIELPWTVPAEPVRAAGQQEP from the coding sequence ATGGCAGACCATCTGGAAGCATCCGTCACTCTGCCGAGCGATCCGGCCTCGGTCGCCGCGGCCCGCGCCTACGTCCTCACCACCCTGGTGGAGTGGGGCCTGGCGGCGGACACCGACATCGCCGACACCATCCGCGTCATCGTCTCCGAACTCACCACCAACGCCGTACAGCACACCTTCGGACAGTCACCCACCTTCACGGTGGACATCGAGCTCGACCGTGACGAACACCTGCGCATCGGTGTCACCGACAGTCACCCCCGGTTCCCCAAACGGCTGCCGGCCGCCGTCCAGCAGGACAACGGGCGGGGCATGGTGATCATCCGCTGGCTGACCGCCGAATGCGGCGGCAAGCTGAGAGTGCGGCCCACCCGCGAGGGCGGGAAGACCGTCTACATCGAACTCCCGTGGACCGTCCCGGCCGAGCCGGTCCGCGCGGCCGGGCAGCAGGAGCCGTAG
- a CDS encoding helix-turn-helix transcriptional regulator, whose amino-acid sequence MQHGPAVRRRKLGAELRALRAGAGLTSGEAARLVGWHQSKVSRIETGASGVKPADVRLLLDVYGVRDSQLRELLLVLAGSDESVGRHHWWHAYRGVLPPTYRDFISLESQASAMRTLETSVVPGLLQTPEYARAVTRAAVDGMAEERVDALVEVRLARQDVLRSEPPLELSAVLDEAVLRREVGGPEVMTRQLERLVEAARLPHVRLQVLPFAAGAHIGVTGPFVIFSFSSTSDLDVVVLDHLTSSLYLERKEDLQAYTEAFNALQFHALSPEDSLDYIAVLGDGA is encoded by the coding sequence ATGCAGCACGGTCCCGCGGTACGCCGCCGGAAGCTGGGCGCCGAACTGCGTGCCCTGCGCGCCGGTGCGGGGCTCACGAGTGGTGAGGCGGCCCGGCTGGTGGGCTGGCACCAGTCGAAGGTCAGCCGGATAGAGACCGGCGCCAGCGGGGTGAAACCGGCCGATGTGCGGTTACTTCTCGACGTCTACGGAGTGCGTGACTCCCAACTGCGGGAGTTGCTGCTGGTGTTGGCGGGGTCGGACGAGAGTGTCGGCCGGCATCACTGGTGGCACGCGTACCGCGGGGTGCTGCCGCCGACGTACCGGGATTTCATCAGCCTGGAGTCGCAGGCGAGCGCGATGCGCACCCTGGAGACCTCGGTGGTGCCCGGGCTGCTGCAGACACCCGAGTACGCCCGTGCGGTGACCCGGGCGGCGGTGGACGGGATGGCCGAGGAGCGGGTGGACGCGCTGGTCGAAGTGCGGCTGGCCAGACAGGACGTGCTGCGGTCGGAGCCGCCGCTGGAGCTGAGCGCGGTGCTGGACGAGGCGGTGCTGCGGCGCGAGGTCGGCGGTCCCGAGGTGATGACCCGGCAGCTGGAACGGCTGGTCGAGGCGGCGCGGCTGCCTCATGTGCGGTTGCAGGTCCTGCCGTTCGCGGCCGGAGCGCACATCGGCGTCACGGGACCTTTCGTTATCTTCTCATTTTCGAGCACTTCTGATCTGGATGTGGTTGTTCTCGACCACTTGACGAGTAGCCTCTATCTCGAACGGAAAGAAGACCTCCAGGCCTACACCGAGGCCTTCAACGCCCTTCAGTTCCACGCCCTTTCGCCCGAGGACTCGTTGGACTACATCGCCGTGCTAGGTGACGGCGCGTAA